The Flaviramulus sp. BrNp1-15 genome has a window encoding:
- a CDS encoding NADP-dependent malic enzyme, with amino-acid sequence MSEESKRREALIYHAKPTPGKIKVVPTKKYASQRDLSLAYSPGVAAPCLEIEKNKEHVYKYTAKGNLVAVISNGTAVLGLGNIGPEASKPVMEGKGLLFKIFADIDVFDIEVDTENIDEFIQTVKNIAPTFGGINLEDIKAPEAFEIERRLKEELDIPVMHDDQHGTAIISAAALLNAVELAKKKLEDVKIVISGAGAAAISCSRLYQACGARLENMVMLDSKGVIRKDRESLTPEKAEFATDRKINTLDEAMKDADVFIGLSMADIVTPDMLLAMAKNPIVFAMANPNPEIKYDIAIATRKDIIMATGRSDHPNQVNNVLGFPFIFRGALDVRATKINEAMKMAAVKALAKLAKEPVPEQVNIAYGETRLTFGKDYIIPKPFDPRLIAEVPPAVAKAAIESGVAKQPIKDWEKYTDSLLERLGSDNKLVRLLLNRAKLNPRRIVFAEADQLDVLKAAQIVYEEGIAHPILLGRKETIESLMKEIEFDADIPIIDPKTEEENERKNKYAKVYWEQRKRRGVTYYSAQRLMRERNYFAAMMVNTGDADGLISGYSRNYPTVVKPMLELIGMMPGISRVATTNLMMTKRGPLFLSDTSINIDPDAKALAKITQMTSRVVKMFGLNPVLAMVSYSNFGSSPNSRASKVREAVSILHRRHPEMIVDGELQTDFALNDEMLREKFPFSKLVGKKVNALIFPNLDSANITYKLLKQLNEADSIGPIMMGMRKPVHILQLGASVDEIVNMTAIAVIDAQYKEKWELEHPGE; translated from the coding sequence ATGAGCGAAGAAAGTAAACGTAGAGAAGCCCTTATTTATCACGCAAAACCAACTCCTGGCAAAATTAAAGTAGTTCCAACTAAAAAATATGCTAGTCAAAGAGATTTGTCTTTAGCTTATTCTCCGGGTGTTGCAGCTCCTTGTTTAGAAATTGAGAAAAATAAAGAGCATGTTTATAAATATACAGCTAAAGGAAATTTAGTAGCTGTAATTTCTAATGGAACAGCTGTTTTAGGTCTAGGAAATATTGGTCCGGAAGCCTCAAAACCAGTTATGGAAGGTAAAGGATTACTTTTTAAAATATTTGCTGATATTGATGTTTTTGATATTGAAGTTGATACTGAAAATATTGATGAGTTTATTCAAACCGTTAAAAATATAGCACCAACTTTTGGAGGAATAAATCTGGAAGATATAAAAGCACCTGAAGCTTTTGAGATTGAAAGAAGACTTAAAGAAGAGTTAGATATTCCAGTAATGCATGATGACCAACATGGTACTGCTATTATTTCGGCAGCAGCCTTGTTAAATGCAGTAGAACTTGCTAAAAAGAAACTTGAAGACGTAAAAATAGTTATAAGTGGAGCAGGTGCTGCAGCTATTTCATGTTCACGATTATATCAGGCTTGTGGAGCTAGACTAGAAAACATGGTCATGTTGGATAGTAAAGGTGTAATACGAAAAGACCGTGAAAGTCTAACACCTGAAAAAGCAGAATTTGCAACCGATAGAAAAATAAATACATTAGATGAAGCGATGAAAGATGCCGATGTGTTTATTGGGCTCTCTATGGCAGATATTGTAACTCCAGATATGCTTTTGGCTATGGCTAAAAACCCAATTGTTTTTGCTATGGCTAATCCTAATCCTGAAATAAAATATGATATCGCAATTGCTACGCGAAAAGATATTATTATGGCAACTGGTAGAAGCGACCATCCAAACCAAGTGAATAACGTGTTAGGATTTCCGTTTATTTTTAGAGGTGCTTTAGATGTACGCGCTACAAAAATAAACGAAGCTATGAAAATGGCTGCGGTAAAAGCTTTAGCAAAATTAGCTAAAGAGCCAGTGCCAGAGCAGGTAAATATTGCTTATGGTGAAACTAGATTAACCTTCGGAAAAGATTATATAATCCCAAAACCTTTCGATCCGCGTTTAATTGCCGAAGTACCACCAGCAGTAGCTAAAGCAGCAATAGAAAGTGGTGTAGCAAAACAACCTATTAAAGATTGGGAAAAATATACAGACTCGTTGTTAGAACGTTTAGGTTCAGATAATAAGTTAGTTAGATTGTTGTTAAACAGAGCTAAGTTAAATCCTAGAAGAATTGTTTTTGCCGAGGCAGACCAATTAGATGTTTTAAAAGCGGCTCAAATAGTATATGAAGAAGGAATTGCACATCCTATTCTTTTAGGAAGAAAAGAAACCATAGAATCTTTAATGAAAGAAATTGAGTTTGATGCAGATATTCCTATAATTGATCCTAAAACAGAAGAAGAAAACGAACGTAAAAATAAATATGCAAAGGTATATTGGGAGCAACGTAAACGTAGAGGTGTAACCTATTATTCTGCACAACGCTTAATGCGAGAACGTAATTATTTTGCTGCTATGATGGTTAATACAGGTGATGCAGATGGTTTAATTTCCGGCTATTCTAGAAACTACCCAACGGTGGTAAAACCTATGTTAGAGCTAATTGGGATGATGCCAGGTATAAGTCGTGTGGCAACAACCAATTTAATGATGACTAAAAGAGGTCCACTTTTTTTAAGTGATACTTCAATAAATATAGATCCAGATGCAAAAGCACTAGCAAAAATTACTCAAATGACTTCCAGAGTTGTTAAGATGTTTGGGCTAAATCCGGTTTTGGCTATGGTATCTTATTCTAATTTTGGGTCGTCACCTAATAGTAGAGCATCAAAGGTTAGAGAAGCAGTATCAATTTTACATCGCAGACATCCAGAAATGATTGTTGATGGAGAATTGCAAACCGATTTTGCTTTAAATGATGAAATGCTCCGTGAAAAGTTTCCGTTTTCAAAATTAGTTGGTAAAAAAGTAAATGCGCTTATTTTCCCTAATCTAGATTCAGCAAATATTACTTATAAATTGCTAAAACAATTAAACGAAGCAGATTCCATTGGGCCAATCATGATGGGTATGCGTAAACCTGTTCATATTCTTCAATTAGGAGCAAGTGTAGATGAAATTGTAAACATGACTGCAATAGCTGTAATTGATGCACAGTACAAGGAGAAATGGGAATTAGAACATCCGGGAGAGTAA
- the queG gene encoding tRNA epoxyqueuosine(34) reductase QueG: MNSKTKHTKLIKTEAKRLGFLSCGISKAQFLEEEAPRLEKWLNNNMHGEMRYMENHFDKRLDPTKLVENSKSVVSLLLNYFPTDVQNKDSYKLSKYAYGIDYHFVIKDKLKSLLNFIQEEIGEVHGRAFVDSAPVLDKAWAAKSGLGWIGKHSNLLTQQVGSFYFIAELIIDLELDYDSPVTDHCGTCTACIDACPTEAITEPYVVDGSKCISYFTIELKENIPSEFKGKFDDWMFGCDVCQDVCPWNRFSKSHKEPLFNPHPELLSMSKKDWEEITEDTFKKVFKNSAVKRTKYSGLKRNIDFLKK; the protein is encoded by the coding sequence ATGAACTCAAAAACCAAACATACAAAACTCATAAAAACCGAAGCAAAACGCCTCGGTTTTTTGTCTTGTGGTATTAGTAAAGCTCAATTTTTAGAAGAAGAAGCACCTCGTTTGGAAAAGTGGTTAAACAATAATATGCATGGAGAAATGCGTTATATGGAAAACCATTTTGATAAACGTTTAGATCCAACTAAATTGGTTGAAAACTCCAAAAGTGTTGTTTCATTACTATTGAATTATTTTCCGACGGATGTTCAAAATAAAGATTCTTATAAGCTATCTAAATATGCATATGGTATCGATTATCACTTTGTAATTAAAGATAAACTCAAATCACTTTTAAATTTCATTCAGGAAGAAATAGGTGAAGTTCACGGACGTGCTTTTGTAGATTCTGCTCCAGTTTTAGATAAAGCTTGGGCAGCTAAATCGGGTTTAGGTTGGATTGGTAAACACAGCAATTTATTAACCCAACAAGTAGGGTCATTCTATTTTATTGCAGAATTAATAATCGATTTAGAACTAGATTATGACTCACCAGTTACAGACCATTGCGGAACTTGTACAGCTTGTATTGATGCTTGCCCAACAGAAGCAATTACTGAACCTTACGTGGTTGATGGCAGTAAATGTATTTCGTATTTTACCATAGAATTAAAAGAAAATATCCCATCAGAATTTAAAGGTAAATTTGATGATTGGATGTTTGGTTGCGATGTGTGTCAAGATGTTTGTCCTTGGAATCGGTTTTCAAAATCACACAAAGAACCTTTATTTAATCCGCACCCAGAATTACTATCTATGAGTAAAAAAGATTGGGAAGAAATAACAGAAGATACTTTTAAGAAAGTGTTTAAAAATTCCGCAGTAAAGCGTACTAAGTACTCAGGTTTAAAACGAAATATAGATTTTTTAAAAAAATAG
- the ruvB gene encoding Holliday junction branch migration DNA helicase RuvB, translated as MNENLDPTSENFSPEELDVEKKLRPLAFDDFTGQDQVLENLQIFVQAANLRTEALDHTLFHGPPGLGKTTLAHILANELSVGIKVTSGPVLDKPGDLAGLLTNLEERDVLFIDEIHRLSPIVEEYLYSAMEDYKIDIMIETGPNARTVQINLNPFTLVGATTRSGLLTAPMRARFGIQSRLQYYKTDLLTTIVQRSADILNVPISMEAAIEIAGRSRGTPRIANALLRRVRDFAQIKGNGSIDIKIAKYSLEALNVDAHGLDEMDNKILSTIIDKFKGGPVGISTIATAVSESPETIEEVYEPFLIQQGFIMRTPRGREVTEQAYKHLGKIKGPTQGGLF; from the coding sequence ATGAACGAAAACCTAGATCCAACAAGCGAAAATTTTTCACCAGAAGAATTAGATGTAGAAAAAAAATTGAGACCCTTAGCATTTGATGATTTTACGGGTCAGGATCAAGTATTAGAAAATCTTCAAATCTTTGTTCAAGCGGCCAATTTACGTACCGAAGCTTTAGATCATACTTTGTTCCATGGTCCTCCAGGTTTAGGAAAAACGACTTTAGCACACATTCTTGCTAACGAACTAAGCGTTGGTATAAAAGTAACCTCGGGTCCAGTATTAGATAAACCCGGAGATTTAGCAGGTTTACTTACTAATTTAGAAGAACGTGATGTTTTATTTATTGATGAAATTCATAGATTAAGTCCCATAGTAGAAGAGTATTTATACTCAGCAATGGAAGATTACAAAATCGATATTATGATTGAAACGGGGCCAAATGCGAGAACCGTTCAAATCAATTTAAATCCATTTACTTTAGTTGGGGCTACAACACGCTCGGGGCTGTTAACAGCACCTATGCGTGCACGTTTTGGTATTCAAAGTAGATTGCAATATTATAAAACCGATTTACTTACCACTATCGTCCAACGAAGTGCAGATATTTTAAATGTGCCAATTTCTATGGAAGCAGCTATAGAAATTGCTGGACGTAGTCGTGGTACACCCAGAATAGCAAATGCTTTATTACGTCGTGTTCGCGATTTTGCACAAATAAAAGGTAATGGTTCTATCGATATAAAAATCGCTAAATATAGTTTAGAGGCATTAAATGTTGACGCTCATGGGCTGGATGAAATGGATAACAAAATTCTATCAACCATTATAGATAAGTTTAAAGGTGGTCCAGTAGGTATTTCTACTATTGCAACAGCTGTTAGTGAAAGTCCAGAAACTATAGAAGAAGTTTATGAACCTTTTTTAATTCAGCAAGGTTTTATTATGCGAACACCGCGCGGACGAGAAGTTACAGAGCAAGCCTACAAGCATTTAGGTAAAATAAAAGGACCAACTCAAGGCGGTTTGTTTTGA
- a CDS encoding OmpA family protein, with the protein MKKNIYILASLLLVSGIALAQKGNTKRANKLFEMRAYNEAAELYETKDRNQEVLQNLADSYYYNTSLQKAIKTYRELFVEYGDSIDIEYHFRYAQALKGVKNYKEADKHLSRYYNKPVNTNAFIESLEKTTPHVFNLEQIVNEGSTSDFGLTFYGDNKIAFASARNTENPSYSWNELPYLDLYSATLKDDNTLEDVQPFSDAINTDSHESNAVFTNDGKTMYFNRTNTTRKKTDEERIAHIKIYKAELVDGVWTNVTALPFTSNSYSTEHPALSKDGKTLYFASDMPGTLGSFDIYKVAINDDGTYGEPENLGPTINTKHREQFPFISEFNVLYFSSIGHQGYGGLDVFRSNLVNDTFDKPVNLGSSINSNLDDFAYVVREKNNKGYVSSNRTGYDRLFGFAREENPLTKYQVEGIVQDLNSKELLTGALVTLFDESDTVIQDTLVGDDAYYIFKIEPNKKYKVRGTRKAYIPQDVEFSTDSKGKVQHDIYLSLESFADAEARVKKDEEGESKVELDEIYFDFDKSNIREDAAVTLQVLVDLMKKYPSMEVEVSAHTDARGPDQYNLDLSKRRAASTLEYLVSQGIDRSRLKSIGYGEMQPLNECVKEGICDDDEYDVNRRCEFTILN; encoded by the coding sequence ATGAAAAAAAATATATACATACTTGCAAGCCTTTTATTAGTTAGTGGAATAGCATTAGCACAAAAAGGAAATACAAAACGAGCCAATAAGCTTTTTGAAATGAGAGCTTATAATGAAGCTGCCGAATTATATGAAACTAAAGATAGAAATCAAGAAGTACTTCAAAATTTAGCAGATAGTTATTATTACAACACAAGTCTTCAAAAAGCAATTAAAACCTACAGAGAGTTATTTGTAGAGTACGGTGATTCTATAGATATTGAATATCATTTTAGATATGCACAAGCTTTAAAAGGTGTTAAAAACTATAAAGAAGCCGATAAGCATTTAAGTAGATATTACAACAAACCTGTAAACACGAATGCTTTTATTGAATCTTTAGAGAAAACTACACCTCATGTGTTTAATTTAGAACAAATCGTAAATGAAGGTTCTACTAGCGATTTTGGTTTAACGTTTTATGGTGATAACAAAATAGCTTTTGCATCAGCAAGAAATACCGAAAACCCATCGTATTCATGGAACGAGTTACCATATTTAGATTTGTATAGTGCAACTTTAAAAGATGATAACACATTAGAGGATGTTCAACCTTTCTCTGATGCCATTAATACAGATTCTCACGAAAGTAATGCTGTATTTACTAATGATGGTAAAACCATGTATTTTAATAGAACCAATACCACTCGTAAAAAAACAGACGAAGAGCGTATTGCACACATTAAAATCTATAAAGCAGAATTAGTAGATGGTGTTTGGACAAACGTTACCGCATTACCATTTACATCTAACAGTTATAGTACAGAGCATCCAGCATTAAGTAAAGACGGAAAAACACTTTATTTTGCAAGTGATATGCCTGGAACTTTAGGAAGCTTCGATATTTACAAAGTTGCCATTAATGATGATGGAACTTATGGCGAACCAGAAAACTTGGGTCCAACAATTAATACAAAACACAGAGAACAATTTCCTTTTATAAGTGAGTTTAATGTGCTGTATTTTTCATCAATTGGTCATCAAGGTTATGGCGGTTTAGATGTATTTAGAAGTAATTTAGTAAATGATACTTTTGATAAACCTGTTAACTTAGGAAGCTCAATAAATAGTAATTTAGATGACTTTGCGTATGTTGTTAGAGAGAAAAATAACAAAGGGTATGTGTCATCAAACCGTACAGGTTATGATAGATTATTTGGTTTTGCCAGAGAAGAGAATCCTTTAACAAAATATCAAGTTGAAGGTATTGTACAAGACTTGAACAGCAAAGAATTACTTACAGGAGCTTTAGTAACACTGTTTGATGAGTCTGATACTGTAATTCAAGATACACTTGTTGGAGATGATGCGTATTACATTTTCAAAATAGAACCCAATAAAAAATATAAAGTACGAGGAACACGTAAAGCATATATTCCACAGGATGTTGAGTTTTCAACAGATAGTAAGGGTAAGGTGCAACACGATATTTATTTAAGTTTAGAGTCTTTTGCAGATGCTGAAGCACGTGTTAAAAAAGATGAAGAAGGCGAATCTAAAGTTGAACTAGACGAAATTTATTTCGATTTTGATAAGTCTAACATTCGTGAAGATGCAGCAGTGACTTTACAAGTATTAGTAGATTTAATGAAGAAATATCCATCAATGGAGGTGGAAGTTTCTGCACATACAGATGCTCGTGGTCCAGACCAATATAACTTAGATTTATCTAAACGTCGTGCAGCCTCAACTTTAGAATATTTAGTAAGCCAAGGTATAGATAGAAGCCGATTGAAGAGTATAGGTTATGGAGAAATGCAGCCACTTAACGAATGTGTAAAAGAAGGTATTTGCGATGATGATGAGTATGATGTTAACAGACGTTGTGAATTCACAATTTTAAATTAG
- a CDS encoding type IX secretion system membrane protein PorP/SprF, whose translation MKHLNIYHKIAALLSLTFLSLQSSAQQDPQFTQYMYNMSVINPAYATAEEGILNLGGLYRTQWVGIEGAPKTGSFFAHTPINDKIEMGISFTNDNIGDVVEENNIYADFAYVLPVGIESKISFGLKAGVTLFDTNFDGFVLQSPNEDVAFNENISRAFPNLGIGAFFFSNNYYLGLSAPNMLSTKHLENENGIKATGVQNVHYFFTGGYVFDINQNLKLKPAFMGKAVKGAPMALDITASVLINEKLEAGLGYRLDDAMSALINFRITPELRVGYAYDYTTNNLGDFNSGSHEIFILFDVDLFGFRGGYDRSPRFF comes from the coding sequence ATGAAACATTTAAATATATATCATAAAATAGCTGCTTTGTTAAGTTTGACGTTCTTGTCATTACAAAGTTCAGCACAACAAGACCCTCAATTTACACAATACATGTATAACATGAGTGTAATTAATCCAGCTTATGCAACCGCAGAAGAAGGGATACTAAACTTAGGAGGACTTTACAGAACCCAATGGGTAGGTATAGAAGGTGCACCAAAAACAGGAAGCTTTTTTGCTCACACACCAATAAATGATAAAATAGAGATGGGAATCTCTTTTACAAACGATAATATTGGTGATGTTGTTGAAGAAAACAATATCTATGCGGATTTTGCCTATGTATTACCTGTAGGAATTGAAAGTAAAATATCATTCGGTTTAAAAGCAGGTGTCACACTTTTTGACACTAATTTTGATGGTTTTGTATTACAATCGCCAAATGAAGATGTTGCTTTCAATGAAAACATTAGTAGAGCATTTCCTAATTTAGGTATTGGAGCTTTCTTTTTCTCTAATAATTATTATTTAGGTTTATCGGCACCAAATATGTTGTCTACAAAACATTTAGAAAATGAAAATGGTATAAAGGCAACAGGTGTTCAAAACGTTCACTATTTCTTTACAGGTGGTTATGTTTTTGATATTAATCAGAATCTTAAATTAAAACCTGCATTTATGGGTAAAGCTGTTAAGGGAGCACCAATGGCTTTAGATATTACAGCTAGTGTATTAATAAATGAGAAATTAGAGGCTGGTTTAGGGTACAGATTAGATGATGCTATGAGTGCTTTAATAAACTTTAGAATTACACCAGAACTTCGTGTAGGTTATGCCTACGATTATACAACTAACAATCTGGGAGATTTCAATTCAGGATCTCATGAAATATTTATTTTGTTTGATGTCGATTTATTCGGATTTAGAGGCGGATACGATCGTTCACCAAGATTCTTCTAA